From Xenopus tropicalis strain Nigerian chromosome 3, UCB_Xtro_10.0, whole genome shotgun sequence, the proteins below share one genomic window:
- the LOC100489603 gene encoding uncharacterized protein LOC100489603 isoform X2: MVKYFLPPFTRSRRGTCYSVLLVTHPAQLLLPGNEYSILVGKTPEWEAAASISCPEHKGAVSAVSGGTARLPCNFSPPVGPPAQEAKVAWQKQEDEEEVVVHFQNGRENGDFQHRRYHNRTYIQQDWFQLGDVGMELRNVRGGDNGIYVCWVTLLPLRPDSQHRCCEVALTVMAAFVTEPEPVALSPQWNHVIAWIMFIVTVSLLLFLPICWVFSNTCVRTLPPLVQPLMHHRY; the protein is encoded by the exons atggtgaaatactTTCTGCCCCCTTTTACAAGGAGTAGGAGGGGTACCTGTTACTCAGTACTGCTAGTTACCCACCCAGCTCAGTTATTACTGCCTGGGAATGAATATTCCATTTTAGTAGGGAAAACCCCTGAATGGGAAG CTGCAGCCTCCATCTCCTGCCCCGAGCACAAGGGGGCAGTCTCTGCTGTTTCAGGGGGCACTGCCCGTCTCCCGTGTAACTTCTCCCCCCCTGTCGGCCCCCCGGCACAGGAAGCCAAAGTGGCCTGGCAAAAGCAGGAGGATGAGGAGGAAGTGGTGGTCCATTTCCAGAATGGGAGAGAGAATGGGGACTTCCAGCACCGGCGCTACCACAACAGAACCTACATCCAACAGGACTGGTTTCAGCTTGGGGATGTGGGGATGGAACTGCGCAACGTGAGGGGTGGGGATAATGGAATCTACGTCTGCTGGGTCACCCTCCTACCCCTGAGGCCGGATTCCCAGCACCGCTGCTGTGAGGTGGCACTGACTGTAATGGCCGCCTTTGTGAcag AACCAGAACCCGTCGCTCTCTCCCCCCAGTGGAACCATGTGATCGCATGGATAATGTTTATAGTGACTGTATCTCTGCTTCTATTTCTGCCCATTTGTTGGGTTTTCAGCAATACCTGCGTACGGACTCTGCCCCCCCTCGTACAGCCTCTGATGCACCATCGCTACTGA
- the LOC100489603 gene encoding erythroid membrane-associated protein isoform X3, with product MAAAAPLALTGLLCLTLAAAASISCPEHKGAVSAVSGGTARLPCNFSPPVGPPAQEAKVAWQKQEDEEEVVVHFQNGRENGDFQHRRYHNRTYIQQDWFQLGDVGMELRNVRGGDNGIYVCWVTLLPLRPDSQHRCCEVALTVMAAFVTEPEPEPVALSPQWNHVIAWIMFIVTVSLLLFLPICWVFSNTCVRTLPPLVQPLMHHRY from the exons ATGGCCGCAGCGGCTCCTCTTGCTCTCACTGGGCTGCTGTGTCTCACCCTGGCAG CTGCAGCCTCCATCTCCTGCCCCGAGCACAAGGGGGCAGTCTCTGCTGTTTCAGGGGGCACTGCCCGTCTCCCGTGTAACTTCTCCCCCCCTGTCGGCCCCCCGGCACAGGAAGCCAAAGTGGCCTGGCAAAAGCAGGAGGATGAGGAGGAAGTGGTGGTCCATTTCCAGAATGGGAGAGAGAATGGGGACTTCCAGCACCGGCGCTACCACAACAGAACCTACATCCAACAGGACTGGTTTCAGCTTGGGGATGTGGGGATGGAACTGCGCAACGTGAGGGGTGGGGATAATGGAATCTACGTCTGCTGGGTCACCCTCCTACCCCTGAGGCCGGATTCCCAGCACCGCTGCTGTGAGGTGGCACTGACTGTAATGGCCGCCTTTGTGAcag AACCAGAACCAGAACCCGTCGCTCTCTCCCCCCAGTGGAACCATGTGATCGCATGGATAATGTTTATAGTGACTGTATCTCTGCTTCTATTTCTGCCCATTTGTTGGGTTTTCAGCAATACCTGCGTACGGACTCTGCCCCCCCTCGTACAGCCTCTGATGCACCATCGCTACTGA
- the LOC100489603 gene encoding uncharacterized protein LOC100489603 isoform X1 yields MVKYFLPPFTRSRRGTCYSVLLVTHPAQLLLPGNEYSILVGKTPEWEAAASISCPEHKGAVSAVSGGTARLPCNFSPPVGPPAQEAKVAWQKQEDEEEVVVHFQNGRENGDFQHRRYHNRTYIQQDWFQLGDVGMELRNVRGGDNGIYVCWVTLLPLRPDSQHRCCEVALTVMAAFVTEPEPEPVALSPQWNHVIAWIMFIVTVSLLLFLPICWVFSNTCVRTLPPLVQPLMHHRY; encoded by the exons atggtgaaatactTTCTGCCCCCTTTTACAAGGAGTAGGAGGGGTACCTGTTACTCAGTACTGCTAGTTACCCACCCAGCTCAGTTATTACTGCCTGGGAATGAATATTCCATTTTAGTAGGGAAAACCCCTGAATGGGAAG CTGCAGCCTCCATCTCCTGCCCCGAGCACAAGGGGGCAGTCTCTGCTGTTTCAGGGGGCACTGCCCGTCTCCCGTGTAACTTCTCCCCCCCTGTCGGCCCCCCGGCACAGGAAGCCAAAGTGGCCTGGCAAAAGCAGGAGGATGAGGAGGAAGTGGTGGTCCATTTCCAGAATGGGAGAGAGAATGGGGACTTCCAGCACCGGCGCTACCACAACAGAACCTACATCCAACAGGACTGGTTTCAGCTTGGGGATGTGGGGATGGAACTGCGCAACGTGAGGGGTGGGGATAATGGAATCTACGTCTGCTGGGTCACCCTCCTACCCCTGAGGCCGGATTCCCAGCACCGCTGCTGTGAGGTGGCACTGACTGTAATGGCCGCCTTTGTGAcag AACCAGAACCAGAACCCGTCGCTCTCTCCCCCCAGTGGAACCATGTGATCGCATGGATAATGTTTATAGTGACTGTATCTCTGCTTCTATTTCTGCCCATTTGTTGGGTTTTCAGCAATACCTGCGTACGGACTCTGCCCCCCCTCGTACAGCCTCTGATGCACCATCGCTACTGA
- the LOC100489603 gene encoding T-lymphocyte activation antigen CD86 isoform X4: protein MAAAAPLALTGLLCLTLAAAASISCPEHKGAVSAVSGGTARLPCNFSPPVGPPAQEAKVAWQKQEDEEEVVVHFQNGRENGDFQHRRYHNRTYIQQDWFQLGDVGMELRNVRGGDNGIYVCWVTLLPLRPDSQHRCCEVALTVMAAFVTEPEPVALSPQWNHVIAWIMFIVTVSLLLFLPICWVFSNTCVRTLPPLVQPLMHHRY, encoded by the exons ATGGCCGCAGCGGCTCCTCTTGCTCTCACTGGGCTGCTGTGTCTCACCCTGGCAG CTGCAGCCTCCATCTCCTGCCCCGAGCACAAGGGGGCAGTCTCTGCTGTTTCAGGGGGCACTGCCCGTCTCCCGTGTAACTTCTCCCCCCCTGTCGGCCCCCCGGCACAGGAAGCCAAAGTGGCCTGGCAAAAGCAGGAGGATGAGGAGGAAGTGGTGGTCCATTTCCAGAATGGGAGAGAGAATGGGGACTTCCAGCACCGGCGCTACCACAACAGAACCTACATCCAACAGGACTGGTTTCAGCTTGGGGATGTGGGGATGGAACTGCGCAACGTGAGGGGTGGGGATAATGGAATCTACGTCTGCTGGGTCACCCTCCTACCCCTGAGGCCGGATTCCCAGCACCGCTGCTGTGAGGTGGCACTGACTGTAATGGCCGCCTTTGTGAcag AACCAGAACCCGTCGCTCTCTCCCCCCAGTGGAACCATGTGATCGCATGGATAATGTTTATAGTGACTGTATCTCTGCTTCTATTTCTGCCCATTTGTTGGGTTTTCAGCAATACCTGCGTACGGACTCTGCCCCCCCTCGTACAGCCTCTGATGCACCATCGCTACTGA